One Owenweeksia hongkongensis DSM 17368 genomic region harbors:
- a CDS encoding DUF6095 family protein — MATNKDKLMEGVRFLALGFPFIFMGPALMTWLGIPAYRQGNYIWIGVSILLMLTAAYLCIRGLRTVLSAFFDGEDEPATKEKESNPKV; from the coding sequence ATGGCAACAAACAAAGACAAGTTGATGGAAGGGGTTCGTTTTTTGGCCCTCGGATTTCCATTTATATTCATGGGCCCCGCACTAATGACGTGGCTAGGTATTCCGGCTTACCGCCAGGGAAACTACATTTGGATAGGGGTGAGCATACTACTGATGCTTACTGCGGCATACCTTTGTATTCGAGGCTTGCGCACGGTTCTTTCTGCATTTTTTGATGGTGAAGATGAGCCGGCTACAAAAGAAAAAGAGAGTAACCCAAAAGTTTAG
- a CDS encoding gliding motility protein GldB-related protein, which translates to MKNCLIALLFVLAFTSCKNPMPPNKNVITSDITNFWVAYDKITSTQDSALQYQYLDSLYFKKGTIGLEGIRQARNYTPQDYINAINNYPRFWESIRENTLQASDISAELQGGIEKFKQIYPDLKPAKIYFTIGAFRTGGTTIDSLVLIGSEISMTDSSTITSEFPENLSHLQSHFATNPNKHLVFLNVHEYVHTQQNPRVFNILSLTLYEGVAEFVASKALGVSSPNPQIAFGKKHAERIREVYETEMFYNNNLYKWLDGNAPNEFGMRDLGYYVGYQICENYYQQADDKGSAIKTMIELDYTDEAAVEDFVAKSNYFSKPLDVLYQKFEEKRPTVIAIKQFENNSKSVSPDTKEITIEFSRALTGHHTGVDFGDLGQDAFPKGTLEGRRWSDDNLSWTIPVALEPNKQYQILISNNFRTEENIPLKPYLIDFKTSKE; encoded by the coding sequence ATGAAAAACTGCCTGATTGCATTACTTTTTGTGCTAGCCTTCACCAGCTGTAAAAACCCTATGCCACCCAATAAAAATGTAATTACATCGGACATCACCAACTTCTGGGTGGCCTATGATAAAATTACTTCTACGCAGGATTCAGCCCTGCAATACCAATATCTGGACAGCCTGTATTTTAAGAAAGGGACAATAGGCTTAGAAGGAATAAGGCAGGCACGAAACTATACTCCTCAGGATTATATAAATGCTATAAATAATTACCCCAGGTTTTGGGAGTCAATCAGGGAAAATACTTTGCAGGCTAGCGATATAAGCGCTGAACTGCAAGGTGGTATAGAAAAGTTTAAACAGATATACCCTGATTTAAAACCGGCAAAAATCTATTTTACCATTGGCGCCTTCCGAACTGGTGGCACAACGATAGACAGCTTGGTACTTATTGGTTCAGAAATTTCGATGACGGATAGCAGCACCATAACGAGCGAGTTTCCCGAAAACTTATCGCATCTACAATCACATTTTGCTACCAACCCAAATAAGCACCTTGTATTTTTGAACGTACATGAATACGTGCATACGCAGCAAAACCCGAGAGTGTTTAATATTCTGTCTCTTACTTTGTATGAAGGTGTTGCGGAGTTTGTAGCCAGTAAGGCGCTTGGCGTATCCTCCCCTAACCCTCAAATTGCTTTTGGTAAAAAACATGCTGAGAGAATAAGAGAAGTGTATGAAACCGAAATGTTCTACAACAATAATTTATACAAGTGGCTGGATGGAAACGCACCAAACGAATTTGGCATGAGGGATTTGGGCTATTACGTGGGATATCAAATTTGCGAAAACTACTACCAGCAAGCCGATGATAAAGGCAGTGCCATAAAAACCATGATTGAACTGGACTATACCGATGAAGCTGCCGTAGAAGATTTCGTAGCCAAGTCCAACTACTTTTCTAAACCCCTTGATGTTCTTTATCAAAAGTTTGAGGAAAAACGCCCTACGGTTATTGCTATAAAACAGTTTGAAAACAACAGTAAAAGCGTAAGCCCTGACACCAAGGAAATCACGATAGAATTTTCTCGGGCGCTAACGGGCCATCATACCGGTGTAGATTTTGGTGATTTAGGTCAGGATGCTTTCCCAAAAGGAACTTTGGAAGGCAGGCGATGGTCTGACGACAATTTATCGTGGACAATTCCTGTAGCACTGGAACCGAACAAGCAGTACCAAATTCTAATCTCCAACAACTTTAGAACTGAAGAAAACATTCCTTTAAAACCCTATTTGATTGACTTTAAAACATCAAAAGAATAA
- a CDS encoding L-dopachrome tautomerase-related protein: MKHIIILLAAAFTVACSSPKAEITQVAAIKGQQLTGIAVSNTGSIFVNFPRWRSGVKQSVARLNGDGEFTPYPNAQWNNWEIGEAASDSVFIGVQSVFAHQNNLYVLDTRNPKFQGVLDAPRIFVFDLNTDQLIKTYVLSLGSYHSNSYINDLRIDTQHNKMYLTDSERGGLVVVDLSSGQSFRVLDGHASTSAETDYLTINGKKWSNTVNSDGIALDVENGILYYHSLTGYSLYAVPTAVLSGGNAAEIENNVKLVATTPAPDGMIFESGNLYLADLEHHKIMRYNPASNKLEAIAESDQIKWADSFSIYKGELYFTNSRIHEVSDNIAAMEFSVNKISIQ; the protein is encoded by the coding sequence ATGAAACATATTATTATTCTATTAGCAGCAGCCTTTACTGTGGCTTGTAGCTCACCAAAAGCAGAAATCACACAAGTAGCGGCTATAAAAGGCCAGCAACTTACCGGCATAGCTGTAAGTAATACAGGAAGTATTTTTGTGAACTTTCCACGCTGGAGAAGTGGCGTAAAACAATCTGTAGCGCGGCTGAATGGTGATGGAGAATTCACCCCCTATCCCAACGCACAATGGAATAATTGGGAAATAGGAGAAGCCGCCAGCGATTCTGTTTTTATAGGCGTGCAATCTGTATTTGCTCACCAGAACAATCTCTACGTATTAGATACCCGCAATCCAAAGTTTCAAGGAGTACTGGATGCGCCACGTATTTTTGTGTTTGATCTTAACACAGATCAGCTTATTAAAACCTATGTATTGTCGCTCGGCAGTTATCACTCTAATTCCTATATCAATGATTTGAGGATAGACACTCAGCATAACAAAATGTACCTTACTGATTCTGAGCGAGGCGGTTTAGTAGTGGTAGATTTAAGTTCGGGCCAATCGTTTAGAGTTTTGGATGGCCATGCCTCTACCAGCGCAGAAACGGATTATCTTACTATAAATGGTAAAAAGTGGAGCAACACGGTAAACTCTGATGGAATTGCATTGGATGTTGAAAATGGTATTTTATATTATCACTCCCTTACAGGGTATAGTTTATATGCTGTGCCCACGGCCGTACTTTCTGGCGGCAATGCAGCTGAGATAGAAAATAATGTAAAATTGGTAGCCACCACCCCCGCTCCTGATGGGATGATTTTTGAGTCTGGGAATTTATACCTAGCAGACCTTGAGCATCACAAAATAATGCGCTACAACCCCGCTAGCAATAAACTGGAAGCTATAGCTGAAAGTGACCAAATTAAGTGGGCCGATAGCTTTAGTATTTACAAGGGTGAATTGTACTTTACCAATTCAAGGATCCACGAAGTAAGCGACAACATTGCTGCTATGGAATTCAGCGTCAATAAAATCAGTATTCAATAA
- a CDS encoding lactoylglutathione lyase family protein — protein MSDTHYPKSFSHIGITVPDIEAATKFYSEIMGWYIIMEPSKVKKESDTAIGQMCIDVFGDDWEEFEIAHMSTSDGIGIELFSFPHGKKEAPEFNPFNTGLFHFCVQDPDIENLTKKIVEAGGKQRMPIREYYPGEKPYKMVYVEDPFGIVFEIYTHSYELTYSSGAYQK, from the coding sequence ATGAGTGATACACATTACCCAAAATCATTTTCACATATAGGAATCACCGTTCCGGATATTGAAGCGGCCACTAAGTTTTACTCTGAAATAATGGGTTGGTACATAATAATGGAACCTTCTAAAGTGAAGAAGGAAAGCGACACTGCTATTGGCCAAATGTGCATTGATGTCTTTGGTGACGATTGGGAAGAATTTGAAATTGCTCACATGTCCACTTCTGATGGTATTGGTATTGAGTTGTTTTCTTTTCCTCATGGCAAAAAGGAAGCTCCGGAGTTTAATCCTTTCAACACGGGCCTTTTCCATTTCTGTGTTCAGGATCCGGATATTGAAAATCTTACCAAGAAAATAGTAGAAGCCGGTGGCAAGCAGCGCATGCCTATCCGTGAGTATTACCCAGGCGAAAAGCCTTATAAAATGGTGTATGTAGAAGATCCTTTCGGAATTGTATTTGAAATATACACCCACAGCTATGAGCTAACGTATTCTTCTGGCGCCTATCAGAAGTAG
- a CDS encoding OmpA/MotB family protein, which produces MRKIIPLSFVAILLMSSCVSKKKYTTLQDEQKETADKLSAAKLELASCLSDRESAKKEIEHLKSTNYQLLNNVSSLATLSQKGAENLERSLESIKEKDMRINSLNEAISKKDSVTLALVTSLKGVLGNINDEDIEISVEKGVVYVSLSDKLLFKSGSYYVSSRAKEVLGKVAKVVKNKPDMDLMVEGHTDNVSIKNTVLEDNWDLSVKRATSIVRILQDDFGVDPARMTAAGRSYYVPVSSNDSAEGRSLNRRTRIIILPKLDQFYGMIEEGMKEAEAK; this is translated from the coding sequence ATGAGGAAAATCATCCCATTGTCATTCGTGGCAATTCTATTGATGAGTTCATGCGTTTCTAAAAAGAAATATACCACCCTTCAGGATGAACAGAAGGAAACTGCTGATAAACTAAGTGCTGCCAAGTTGGAATTGGCCTCCTGCCTTTCCGATCGCGAATCTGCTAAAAAGGAGATTGAACACTTAAAATCTACCAACTACCAATTATTAAATAATGTAAGCAGCCTGGCTACGCTTTCGCAAAAAGGTGCTGAAAACCTTGAGCGCTCGCTAGAAAGTATTAAAGAGAAAGATATGCGTATCAACTCTTTGAACGAAGCTATCAGCAAGAAGGACTCTGTAACCCTGGCATTGGTAACCAGCCTAAAAGGTGTGTTGGGTAATATCAATGACGAGGATATCGAAATAAGTGTAGAGAAAGGCGTAGTGTACGTTTCACTGTCTGATAAACTTTTATTTAAGAGCGGAAGCTACTATGTAAGCAGTCGTGCAAAAGAAGTGCTTGGAAAAGTAGCCAAAGTGGTGAAAAACAAGCCGGACATGGATCTTATGGTGGAAGGACACACCGATAACGTTTCTATAAAAAATACTGTGCTTGAAGACAACTGGGACCTTAGTGTGAAGCGCGCCACAAGCATAGTGCGCATTTTACAAGACGACTTTGGTGTAGACCCTGCCCGTATGACTGCTGCCGGACGTAGTTATTATGTTCCTGTTTCTTCAAACGATTCGGCTGAGGGACGATCACTAAACAGAAGGACCCGCATCATCATTCTTCCAAAATTGGATCAATTTTATGGAATGATTGAAGAAGGTATGAAAGAAGCAGAAGCTAAATAA
- a CDS encoding nSTAND3 domain-containing NTPase produces MNDYDFSTLNDKEFERLSLDLLNAEFSLRLQGFKIGRDKGIDLRYSTPANNNAIVVQAKHYVGSAYAQLKHTLKEKELKKVRNLKPERYIVVTSLPLSAQEKDELKEILSPFVLTSNDIIGKDDLNAFLRSNEEIEKTHFKLWFSSIKILKTIFNNAIEGRTKHHLQSVKNKIRFYVITKKLDDANKILNEKKLLLITGQPGIGKTTLADILLFDRAKKGFKIYKVENIREAEDVISVDSDEKQLFYFDDFLGANYFEIINANKTETQLTSFVERVKNSPNKYLILTTRTVILNHAIEKYEKISHSKMANNQFELKLTDYTRFEKALILYNHLYFTNVSEELYNSILTDQFYRTIIRHKNYTPRIIEFITDKTKIESLSPEQYLQFILNNLNNPSEIWRYSFNNQIEYLDKCLLLTLFTFPREIDEPTLINAFESRLEFEKNSHNQIINSDQFNSSVKILLNGFISSTIIKRPKKIREYSFINPSLGDFLIGYCQNSFQERKSILSSIKYAEQLHQFSPQWRLLPLEKELQLIIREKIAKDELEFVNSDKSYFTNNVRLGNKIDILYRFCSGTNIDSLLSDFFSSIDFEEGVEMVGEKLEGLLLNLGDSPLTYSFIKDNFIRIIEALMTSMTELDNAKVVPELFEKYEQNYEEYSETEKGLDRLISLVTNVLVSKEEELKYDKKDEVKAMTEVESIYDDVYSIEYELMSELLPNLTEDHDFEIGIDESYWKGQIEENIDNDLKAEHEAEMYQEQYKEAAFESRNEESAIDDLFIKPE; encoded by the coding sequence ATGAACGATTATGACTTTTCTACATTAAATGATAAGGAATTTGAGAGACTATCTCTTGACCTCCTCAATGCAGAATTTAGTCTCAGGCTGCAAGGGTTTAAGATTGGAAGAGACAAGGGTATTGATCTTCGGTACTCAACACCTGCTAACAATAATGCTATTGTAGTACAAGCTAAACATTATGTCGGTTCCGCCTATGCTCAATTAAAACACACCCTTAAAGAGAAAGAACTTAAAAAAGTCCGTAACCTCAAGCCTGAAAGATATATTGTTGTAACCTCCCTACCTCTGTCAGCACAGGAAAAAGATGAATTAAAGGAGATACTTAGCCCTTTTGTCCTTACCTCAAATGATATTATTGGCAAAGATGATTTGAATGCCTTTCTGAGGTCAAATGAGGAAATTGAAAAAACTCATTTCAAATTATGGTTTTCCAGTATCAAGATTTTGAAAACTATCTTTAATAATGCTATTGAGGGAAGAACAAAGCATCATCTTCAAAGTGTAAAAAATAAAATTCGTTTTTACGTTATCACCAAGAAATTAGATGATGCTAATAAAATCCTTAATGAAAAGAAGTTATTACTTATAACTGGTCAACCCGGTATTGGAAAAACGACATTAGCCGACATCTTGCTTTTCGATAGAGCAAAGAAGGGATTCAAAATTTATAAGGTCGAAAACATTAGGGAAGCTGAAGATGTTATTTCAGTTGACTCTGATGAGAAGCAACTATTCTATTTTGATGACTTCTTGGGTGCAAATTATTTTGAAATAATAAATGCAAATAAGACAGAAACACAGCTTACATCTTTTGTTGAACGAGTAAAAAATAGCCCAAATAAATATCTGATTCTAACTACCAGAACGGTTATTCTAAATCATGCGATTGAAAAATATGAGAAAATCAGCCATTCCAAAATGGCGAATAATCAATTTGAACTTAAACTAACAGATTATACCAGATTCGAAAAGGCTCTGATACTGTACAATCATTTATATTTTACTAATGTCAGTGAGGAATTATATAATAGCATACTAACTGACCAATTTTATAGAACGATTATTCGACATAAAAACTACACACCACGGATAATCGAATTCATTACGGATAAAACTAAAATAGAATCATTATCTCCAGAGCAATATCTCCAGTTCATTTTAAATAATCTCAACAACCCTTCTGAAATTTGGAGGTATTCGTTCAATAATCAAATTGAGTATCTAGATAAATGTCTGCTTTTAACCTTATTCACTTTTCCCCGCGAAATAGATGAGCCAACATTAATCAATGCTTTTGAAAGTCGGTTAGAATTTGAAAAAAACAGCCATAATCAGATTATTAACTCAGATCAGTTTAATTCATCAGTAAAGATTTTATTAAATGGTTTCATTTCCTCAACGATAATAAAGAGACCTAAAAAAATCAGGGAATACTCTTTCATTAACCCCTCTTTAGGAGATTTTCTTATTGGATACTGCCAGAATTCATTTCAAGAAAGAAAGAGTATCTTATCCAGTATAAAATATGCAGAACAGCTGCATCAGTTTTCTCCACAATGGCGGTTATTGCCTTTAGAAAAAGAACTTCAGCTAATTATTCGAGAAAAAATAGCAAAAGATGAGTTGGAATTTGTTAACAGCGACAAAAGCTATTTCACAAATAATGTAAGACTTGGTAACAAAATTGACATTTTATATAGATTTTGCTCTGGTACCAATATCGACAGTCTGCTGTCTGATTTCTTTTCATCAATAGATTTCGAAGAAGGTGTTGAAATGGTTGGTGAAAAATTAGAAGGTTTATTACTAAATCTTGGAGATTCGCCACTAACATATTCTTTTATTAAGGACAACTTCATCCGTATTATTGAAGCTTTAATGACTTCAATGACAGAGTTGGATAATGCCAAAGTCGTTCCTGAATTGTTTGAAAAATACGAACAGAATTATGAAGAATACTCAGAAACAGAAAAAGGGTTAGACAGACTTATTTCGCTAGTGACAAACGTATTGGTAAGCAAAGAGGAGGAACTGAAATATGATAAGAAGGATGAAGTGAAAGCTATGACTGAAGTTGAATCTATTTATGATGATGTCTACTCTATTGAATATGAATTAATGAGTGAACTACTTCCGAACTTAACCGAAGATCATGATTTTGAGATTGGGATAGACGAATCTTATTGGAAGGGACAAATAGAAGAAAATATTGACAATGACCTAAAGGCTGAACATGAGGCTGAAATGTATCAGGAACAGTACAAGGAAGCTGCATTTGAAAGTAGAAATGAAGAAAGTGCTATTGATGACTTATTCATTAAGCCAGAGTGA
- a CDS encoding WG repeat-containing protein, protein MKPKLLATLSLSLFTTASMLAQTYVVMVKPQGSKEWGYMKTDGSYAIEPKYRKCAPFSEESLAIAQNPKNKEYQFVNLSGEPLATEVTDFALQSSFGFGLKGFSDGLAGIGKDKKWGYIGTDGKIAIPLKYDNISPFDNGHAIVELNDKYMVIDTKGNETPINAKAKVVKDMKEGLAPFATEEKKEGFISPSGEILIEPKFSRVGYFNGGLAWARNAEGKIGFINVAGEWVIQPQFDAVKDFPKEGNLARVKLNDKWTFVNRTGEIKDLGVADVQDFSEGLAYGKTGEKVGFYNEAGEWIIKPQFEAVRDFKNGYAAAKQNGAWGVIDKTGVWVVQPKFDGIKDVEKVN, encoded by the coding sequence ATGAAACCAAAATTATTGGCCACCCTTAGCCTAAGCCTTTTTACCACAGCATCTATGCTGGCCCAAACGTATGTAGTAATGGTAAAGCCGCAGGGCTCCAAAGAATGGGGATATATGAAAACTGACGGTTCGTATGCCATTGAGCCTAAGTACAGAAAATGCGCACCCTTTAGCGAAGAAAGTCTGGCCATTGCCCAAAATCCTAAAAACAAAGAGTATCAATTTGTAAACCTTAGCGGAGAACCTTTGGCCACCGAGGTAACTGATTTTGCCTTACAATCGTCTTTTGGCTTTGGCCTAAAAGGATTCAGTGATGGATTGGCCGGCATTGGAAAAGATAAAAAATGGGGATACATAGGTACTGATGGAAAAATTGCCATTCCGCTTAAGTATGACAATATCAGCCCATTTGATAATGGCCACGCTATAGTAGAGCTCAATGATAAGTACATGGTGATAGATACCAAGGGAAATGAAACACCTATAAATGCAAAAGCCAAAGTGGTAAAAGACATGAAAGAAGGCCTTGCCCCTTTTGCTACCGAAGAAAAAAAGGAAGGATTTATAAGCCCTTCCGGGGAAATACTTATTGAGCCTAAGTTTAGCCGAGTAGGATATTTTAATGGTGGCCTGGCTTGGGCCAGAAACGCTGAAGGCAAAATAGGATTTATCAATGTAGCTGGCGAATGGGTGATTCAGCCGCAGTTTGATGCTGTAAAGGATTTCCCGAAAGAAGGAAACCTTGCCCGAGTAAAGCTAAATGACAAGTGGACTTTTGTGAACCGTACCGGAGAAATAAAAGACCTTGGAGTAGCAGATGTTCAAGATTTTTCTGAAGGCCTGGCCTATGGCAAAACGGGCGAGAAAGTTGGTTTTTACAATGAAGCCGGTGAGTGGATTATTAAACCACAATTTGAAGCCGTGCGCGATTTTAAAAATGGCTATGCTGCGGCAAAGCAAAACGGTGCCTGGGGAGTAATTGACAAAACAGGAGTTTGGGTGGTACAACCCAAATTTGATGGAATAAAAGATGTGGAGAAAGTAAACTAA